The Candidatus Hydrogenedentota bacterium genome has a segment encoding these proteins:
- a CDS encoding DUF4926 domain-containing protein, producing the protein MIAEHSLVVLDCEPPHDKLNRGDVGTVVHVYQGGRGYEIEFVDGGGRTVALVTVDAGDLRPIEPGELLHARRTA; encoded by the coding sequence ATGATTGCTGAACATTCACTTGTGGTATTGGACTGCGAGCCGCCGCACGACAAACTGAATCGTGGTGACGTGGGAACTGTGGTGCATGTTTACCAAGGCGGTCGCGGATATGAGATCGAGTTTGTCGATGGCGGGGGACGGACAGTGGCGCTTGTCACCGTTGATGCCGGCGATCTTCGGCCAATAGAACCTGGTGAACTTCTCCACGCCCGACGTACAGCTTAG